The window aaagttttttttttatttaaaaaattgatatatatatatatatatatatataatttgtcatatttgataataatatcctcTACGtcgattaaaaatataaattttataagtatacattattattaagttgcattatatattattttataataatactaTTATAACAtgcctaattttaaaatatatttaatattaaaattatgatacattttaatttaaatgtattcaatgatatcaaataataatatatatgtataatttttttaatatttatattttttatatttaataaatttatagattatataaaaattatatttttatatttttggtaataaattaaatcacatgtaaaaataaaataattagaattaatttatttaataatattgataaaatatccGAAAATATTGGTTGATGATATATATTCAGGATCCATAGATATTAGATATATCAAACCTTACTAATAATTACACCTTATTTCTCGAGGTTTTTGAAATTATATTGATACCCTCTATACTGTTAGGAATGAcaacggggcgggtttgggacgggtcgccccatcccaaccccgccccgtttattaaaaacaattcccatCCTCGTcccgtttaaaaaattaaactggGCGGGGCAGGGTGGGGCAGGTATGggaattactttaaaattttttattacattaaaataaatatattttataaatactcGAACCAGCcccgagttttaaaaaaaatctcatactcGCCCCAaacctatttattaaaaatctcatactcgtcccattaggggcggggcgggtacccgatAAAACccaccccattgccatccctatatattgtccttattttattttatattttcatactaaatcaatccaattttttatggtttttttttttttttatgagtatttatcttcttcttcaatgtTCTCATTCACAATAGCTTTGGTATGGAAAGCAACTCAGTCCTTAAACCCCTTACATTTCAAGAAGCTTAGCCCTCTATTTCTCGATCTTgatctaataaaattattaaatcaatctCTAACCATGATTACAAAACCTTAAtcctctattttttcttttaaggtcCTTCTCAAACACCATTTGTAGAGTACCAAAAAAACATTAGAGGCATTCATAAAGATTaccattgaaaaattttaaaaaggcaCAAAGTCAAAGCAAATGGTGCATCTTTTGAGTGAGCCAAAATCAAATGTGACTCCTCGAACCCAAAGGCCAATGGCACTACGGTCATTTTAATGCCAAACATGAGAGCCCGATACATGAATGACCTTGACtaaaaaatccaacaaataGCTAGTTGACAACTACCTCAAGTTGATTCAAAACAATAATCAaagcaaaattaaaattttgtaaatttttaaatccaaaactaattaaaatatctaaacaataaattcaaatattatccCAAAcacatttgtttttgttttgtttgtttgtttgttttttttttttttttcaaaaatcaatacTGAAGCAAGTATCCTAAATAATCAACTCAAAATCTATTTCTAAAAGAAGCACATTTCTTATCCTGATCTTGTCACCAATGTCATTTGTACCTGAATAGGAGAATAATAGAGAAAGGGTGAGCTAGACAACTCAATAAGGAAAAATagtttaataagaaaaataaagtatagtatggaattaaataaaaaaatcacatttttacaaaaatcaattaGCAAGTAAGCTcctttaattcaataatttaatttactttcataaaaaaaatttaacaccttcaatttaaagataaaaaaacataatatatttgGCATAATCAATTAATGTTCAAAGGAATTtcacaaacaaatattttgcTTTGTTCCGCTTATAATAACACTATGCCTAAATAGTTTGACTTGCATTAGGTGGCTAGATTTAATTTATTCCTCTTATTGGTGGATGGAGTAGGTTCTAATAAATGGTATACCAATGGCCAATAATCAATGGTATACCAATGACCAATAATACCCTTGCTGGCTAAGGTTACACTATATCACTACCTCCACTAAGAGAAATGCAGGTCAAACAACTAATCCCATATTGACCAAGGTTACATATAATAAGGGTTTCCAAAatcattataataaattgaaagtAAAATGCACTTGCATAATAATAAACCAAATGATAtgatatttctaatttattttataaatcatgGAACAAATtagaatatatttcaaaaaagtATTACTTGATTCACTTtggaaaattcaaatattttgatgCTTCCAAAAacagataaaaaatatataggaattATAAAATGACTTATTAAGTTTTTAACCCTTACCTTAAAAGGAGTCTCTCAATTTTCTGAAGCACTTGATCTCAAAACACTTATATAGTGCATTTAACAGcgattttgaaaagtgttttttagcttttctaacacttgaatatttttatttttcaagtattaaaaatggtaGAAACACTTTtcagaatcactatcaaacacactcttaatctACACTTAacataacatatttttaaaaaataattattcgaTGAGTTATTTATCCAAAATTATGATTTGATATTCTTAATTTTGTGTTAATATTATTCTCCCTCGTATTTTTGTTAATACtccgattttttattttctttataaatgtGATGTTATTTTAATCAAGAGGCAATTtccaatttatataaaattcttATTCCCCAATATATTCATAACATACCCTTTTCACTTGAACTAAAACTCTCAACATTCTAATCATGTGTCTATTTAATtaaccttcttcttcttcttcttcttcttattattattatgattttctacttcattattctattttctattttctatttcactttcCACACATTGCAAAACATCCAAACCCGAAACTCAAGAATATTTTTCACTccacattatttatttaagccAAACTCACTATTATTCATTTAGGGAGTGCACaaagatttgttaaaaaaaaaaaaaaggggggattTCAGATTTTGagcttcaaatttttttatggatttagGATTTGACTTGGgaattatataaagatttaaaCAGAAATTTAGAATTATAGGTTTGGgagttcataaaaaataagatggGGTGCCCAACTTTGACCCATTTTTGAGGATCTTTGGAAAGCCaacacattttaattaaattcaatctatttaataaatttttttttttcttaatgcaggacatcatttttttcttctttttttctttagttatttAACTAAACAacgttaaataataaaaatctaggtattaaataaaaattactttccaATTAATCTTGAATATTCtctattaaatagattaaatttaattaacttcaaattttactaataaaaatctAGGACTAAgggtattttataaatttttactaaattaactagtaataatttgaaaataattagaagtagataatttcataaaaaagtttaattagaattaattaagtttttatattaaaaaaatattaatatttttagttaagtTGAATTAGATACTAAGATAAGATAGATAAAACAACATTTAGGGGACggtattttagttatttatcaattatttaacAGTAACATCATCCTTGACTAACTAACAGTCAATCTTCAACCTTGTTCAACGTCAATCAACGGGTGGTTATGGTACACCGTACACCATGGTGGGTTATTAAGAGGATATTAATGTAATTTCAGAAAATTGAGAGACTAAAGTATAATTGTCAAATACCTTAGGGATGACTGTTTAgttttccatataaaatattgctcaacataaataaatttaatcccataaaataattgtaaaaatattaatctacaacaataaaatagtaataataataataataaactatacATTATTTGGAAGGTATGCAAACAAAGAAAACTAcagataaattaaaaacttgagtaaattaaattttgactatgaaaatgaaaatagtaaaattaaaaaatttgatccattaattatttatgtttagacaattaaatgaaatgctAAAAACAcgtaaaaatatattaaaaaagagcGATTACCTCAAATAGGGAAGAATGATAGAGCTCCAACCAGCTTGTTCAACCCGAACCACCTTTAAACTTTTGATTGGAATCTAACGAAAACAAATCGTATTATGCTTAATTGAAATGAAATGattgaatttaaaatggatTATTGCTTTAGCAATAAAGACTTTGAATCGACTTATGCATGAAGTAATCTAATCAAGTACACTATTGTTTACTAAATTTGTAAGAAATGTCATAAAACAATACTCTATCTaattaaagataattaaaaacataatattttggcagtagtttttaaaaactaatgaacaaatttttattcattagaaATATTATTGGAGGAAAAAACTATCTAATTGAATTACTTTACCAATGATTTTAACTTGTCAATAAATAGGTATCACACTATTTCAACAATAAGAAGAATTGCATGTTGCAAGAAGTTTGGAAGAAGCTTACAGGAGGAATAGAGATGGAGGGGGAAGTCGGATTTGGCAAAGAGAGTGCCCATGGTGGTGGGAGAAGGATAAGAGAAGCTGCATTCCCCATCTTTCTTGTCTTCCTCATACACCAGACGAACCCCACACTTTTTCACCTCTAGGTGCTCCCCCATGCGATATATACGAAATGAAACTGTCATGCTGCCGCTCTGCTTTCCGAACTCACCATTGCTTCTAACTTCTAGGCCGCCAACTGATCGATACGCAAACCACATGTGGTCAGCTTTCATTGAAATATGCATGTGAATCGTGTTATACACACCAGCATCTTCgacacaaaaatatataatgccCGAGTACTCTTCCCTGTCGTCTACAACAGCACAAGCAGCCAATCCCATCAAATTGGTATTATACCAATGTGGAGGCAGCTCGACTGTTACAGAAGAGCCCATGCTCTGATGGATGAACCACTCTGGAATGCTATTTCCAGGAACAATAGCATCATAATGATTAACTGGACAAGGGGTATCCTGTACCATGAAAACAAACATTGTTGGCATGCAcgtaaacaaaatattataatataatatcaaatattgaagtgcaatatatttttcatttcgtTTTTTATTCCTGatggaaacaaaatatgagtATATGTAATATATGCAGAccaaaataaaatcctaaaatatGTGTGTATACCACTGGAAATAATACATATATGTGTATATAAGTGAGAAACCTTATTTGGATGCAGGGATTTCGGTATTGATGCAACAAGCTGAATTCCCAGTACGATAGCTTCCAGAACGCCACTGTGCTCATTCTCCACCATTCGGAagcaattagaaaatttaaaggtGAACCCTCCTGACTGCCTCAATGCATATGCACTTAATGGATATGAGAAGGTTTCCAGGGACGTGCAATCATTGCACCCTAGAGTTTCAATACTTGATGGAAGCTCTGGCAATGATTGAAGACTCTTGCAGTGCTTCAGTATCAGCTTTTTGAGCTGAGAAAGTTGACTGAGGCTAGCAGGCACGGTAATGATCAAACTGTTTCTGCTCAGATCTAAATCTTTCAATGAAGATAGGGATGCGAGGTCACTGGCAGTGCTCCTTCCACGAGGTTGCAGTCACTTAAATTCAAACTTTGCAAGGAGTGTAAACCCAACAAAGAAGGCAGTCGCAAGTATTTTGTTGGTGATGACCAGAAAGAGAAAACCAAATTCCGTGACATAGAATCCCCTCCCTTACATCCTGCAAATGATAATACTCGAAGGTTTGACAAAAGAGTAATACAGGGAGGTACCTCTTGTATAGCAGTTCCATTTGCATTGAGCTCTACTAAACATTGTAGGCTCCCCAAGTCATCTGGCAATTTCTTCAGTTCGATGCAACCAGAGAGAGTAAGAGTCTGAAGAGATGTCAGCTCACAAATGCTTTGTGGAAGATTTGCAAGTTGTTTACAATTGGTCAAATCCAACAAAACAAGCCCATTAAGATGTGCAATTGATGAAGGTAGCCCTCTGATAGCAGTCCCATCTAAATAAAGCTCTGATAAATTTTCCATTTGCCCTTGGACCTCTGGAAAATTCTTGAGTTTTGAGCAGCCAGAGAGAATAAGAATTTGAAGAGACTCCATATGGATGCTGCTTGGGAAACTACTGAGCTTCTTGCAGCCTTCTAAATTCAGGAAAATAAGCTCCTTAAGAGCTCCAATGGATGGGTGAACTTTCACCAAACTTGTACAACCTTTGAGGATTAGTCTCCTTAGTTTTGGGGTCCCAGAGAAGTCTGGAGTATTGGTTAGAAGTTGAGAGTGGCAAAGTTTGATGAATTTCAACTTCTCAAATGGCTgccaaagaaaaagaggaaaaaaaggttAGAACAAATCCACTTTGATGAACTCTATAAGtcatttaaaggaaaaaaaaaatgcatatatataaaCTATACTTATACCTTGTTTCCTTCCCATAATTGTGCAAGCTGACTAGAGCACATGTTTAGCTCAACAAGCTTCTCTGGATAAAAATTTGCTGGAAGGGTCTTCAAAGGGTATCCATGCCAATGGAGAGATCTTAAGTTGTTGGagagaaatttaaaattccCAAATAGATGCAATTTACAACCATTGTCCCCATGGTATTTCCTTCTCCAAGCATCAGCCCTAGCAATTAACTCTTTCCTAGATAAATATTCAGAGCTTCCAAAAAATTCACAATTACAGAATCTGAGCAATCTTAATCTGTTCATCTTTGCAAAGGCATCAACATTGAGGTTTAGCTCTTTAGATGCTGACAAGTCAAGGACTATGCCTTCAACTGCTTGAGTCCCCTAAAATTAACCAAGAGCAGAGTATGAGATGAACGTTAAAATGAAactattgaaaaagaaaaatgaaagtctAGACAACAGCAAactaatgacttttttttttctttcctttatttattttttttttttgttagtgtTGTTGGAGAAATGATTTTGGAAcacaaaaaaacacattttttaagGTAGCAATTATTGTAATGTAAGTAAAATTGTACAAATTTGTGAGTTCTTAAATGACATGGAATAATATTCATCAAACTCATACTTTCAATTAGAGCTTATACATGTAAAAAAGAGAGTTAATGCACTTCGGTCTTACCGTATTTGTTGTTAATACATGATTAACATCATCATGAACCAGTAACCTACTGCGTGTGCCGAGGTCTTTGATAGATTCTTGACGAACAACTTCCCAACCCATTTCTTGTAGCAAATCATGCATGCAcaacttattttttgaaatagttaTGAGCGACTTATCTAGAAGACTTCTTATGCCAGTGTCAAAGAAGAAACAACTATCTAGTATTTCTCTAACAAAATCTTTGTCTTGCCCTTTATAGAAGAATGCAACATCAAGAAATATATCCTTTTCATTGTCATCTAATCCATCAAAACTTGTTTTGAGCACATTCTGAACTTTCTTGTTGGGGAATTGTTTTAGTTTATCCAATTCACTCTTCCATTCGGGAACGCTTTTTTCATATAGAAAAGAACCCAAAACTTTAAGGGCTAAGGGAACCCCTTTAGTATAATATAATGCATCACCACATAGGGTCATAAAATCTTCTGTAGGGAACTTTTGTCTAAATGCACAC is drawn from Vitis riparia cultivar Riparia Gloire de Montpellier isolate 1030 chromosome 18, EGFV_Vit.rip_1.0, whole genome shotgun sequence and contains these coding sequences:
- the LOC117906116 gene encoding LOW QUALITY PROTEIN: disease resistance protein RUN1-like (The sequence of the model RefSeq protein was modified relative to this genomic sequence to represent the inferred CDS: inserted 1 base in 1 codon); this translates as MASSSTSLLASSSTTHHWKYDVFLSFRGEDTRKSFTDHLHQALCRKGIKTFIDDQLRRGEQISPALLKAIEESRFSIIIFSKNYASSSWCLDELVKILNCVKVMGQRALPVFYKVDPSHVRKQTESFAEAFAKHEQVYRANVEKVLKWREALTEAAGLSGWDSRDRHESKVIEEIVTKILNDLIDASSSNMEALVGMDSHIQDVVSLLCLDSIDVRMVGLWGMPGIGKTTIAEVVCERICNQFEGCCFLSNVREKSQKNDSIDLQIELLSQVLREENLNTKIFNRGMNIIKDRLRSMKALIILDDVDHQQQLEDLAGNHNWFGPGSRIIITSRDKQVLNRQVDAIYEVRELKYDEARKLFCQCAFRQKFPTEDFMTLCGDALYYTKGVPLALKVLGSFLYEKSVPEWKSELDKLKQFPNKKVQNVLKTSFDGLDDNEKDIFLDVAFFYKGQDKDFVREILDSCFFFDTGIRSLLDKSLITISKNKLCMHDLLQEMGWEVVRQESIKDLGTRSRLLVHDDVNHVLTTNTGTQAVEGIVLDLSASKELNLNVDAFAKMNRLRLLRFCNCEFFGSSEYLSRKELIARADAWRRKYHGDNGCKLHLFGNFKFLSNNLRSLHWHGYPLKTLPANFYPEKLVELNMCSSQLAQLWEGNKPFEKLKFIKLCHSQLLTNTPDFSGTPKLRRLILKGCTSLVKVHPSIGALKELIFLNLEGCKKLSSFPSSIHMESLQILILSGCSKLKNFPEVQGQMENLSELYLDGTAIRGLPSSIAHLNGLVLLDLTNCKQLANLPQSICELTSLQTLTLSGCIELKKLPDDLGSLQCLVELNANGTAIQEVPPCITLLSNLRVLSFAGCKGGDSMSRNLVFSFWSSPTKYLRLPSLLGLHSLQSLNLSDCNLVEGALPXDLASLSSLKDLDLSRNSLIITVPASLSQLSQLKKLILKHCKSLQSLPELPSSIETLGCNDCTSLETFSYPLSAYALRQSGGFTFKFSNCFRMVENEHSGVLEAIVLGIQLVASIPKSLHPNKDTPCPVNHYDAIVPGNSIPEWFIHQSMGSSVTVELPPHWYNTNLMGLAACAVVDDREEYSGIIYFCVEDAGVYNTIHMHISMKADHMWFAYRSVGGLEVRSNGEFGKQSGSMTVSFRIYRMGEHLEVKKCGVRLVYEEDKKDGECSFSYPSPTTMGTLFAKSDFPLHLYSSYSNQKFKGGSG